A region from the Antennarius striatus isolate MH-2024 chromosome 22, ASM4005453v1, whole genome shotgun sequence genome encodes:
- the tnnt2c gene encoding troponin T2c, cardiac: MSDTEEIVEEYEEVDEEEEVTDDTEKKDENEQGQKPRHKTTYVPNIAPPKLPDGEKVDFDDLHRKRVEKDFNDLQTLIELHFSNRQKEEEELVELRNRIERRRSDRAEQQRVRTEQERERQTRLAEERTRREEEAAKLRAEEEAKKKKIFTNKSFGGYLQKVDQKKGKKLTAREEKKKALTERRKPLNIDHLNQEKLEEKAQDLWQWLHQLHAEKFELAEKLKRQKYEIYVLRNRVSDHQRFSKTSKTTRGVKGKSGSWK, from the coding sequence ATGTCAGACACTGAGGAAATTGTAGAGGAGTATGAGGAggtggatgaggaggaagaagtaaCTGATGACACAGAGAAGAAAGATGAGAACGAGCAGGGGCAGAAACCACGCCACAAGACAACATATGTGCCAAATATTGCTCCTCCAAAGCTCCCTGATGGCGAGAAGGTGGATTTTGATGACTTGCATCGCAAAAGAGTCGAAAAGGACTTCAACGACCTCCAGACCCTGATTGAGTTGCATTTCTCCAACCgccagaaggaggaggaagagctggtGGAGCTGCGAAATCGCATTGAGCGCCGTCGTTCTGACAGAGCGGAGCAACAGCGGGTTCGCACTGAGCAGGAGCGTGAACGCCAAACACGTCTAGCTGAAGAAAGGACAAGGCGTGAAGAGGAGGCAGCCAAACTGCGTGCTGAGGAGgaagcaaagaagaagaagatattcaCCAACAAGTCCTTTGGAGGTTATCTGCAGAAGGTGGACCAGAAGAAGGGCAAAAAACTGACAgcaagagaggaaaagaaaaaggccCTGACGGAGCGCCGGAAGCCGCTCAACATCGACCACCTGAAccaggagaagctggaggagaaggcgCAGGATCTCTGGCAATGGCTTCACCAGCTGCACGCTGAAAAGTTTGAGCTGGCTGAAAAGCTCAAGAGGCAGAAGTACGAGATTTACGTCCTCCGAAACCGAGTCAGCGACCACCAGAGGTTCTCCAAAACATCCAAGACGACTCGCGGAGTAAAGGGAAAGTCTGGCTCTTGGAAGTAG